The following coding sequences are from one Thermocrinis jamiesonii window:
- a CDS encoding radical SAM protein, with the protein MRLLQEIRSELNRLYLFELEDRLRVEAVFYRGDTLCVSSQVGCAIGCPFCLSGSKGLFRNLSDEEIYSQYRLLKDKLPIKRIAVAGIGEPLMNYQNVERAFWMFKREGLKVSFYTTGFPTDKLLSLLDLPHNGITVSIHTLDEKKRKHLLPHAGSLKDLLETLETHLKTLSKRKRKKISLAYLLLKGVNDSQEELLEFAKLVKTLGVNAVLLYYNSTNPQYAQMSSEEYERCFLILKSQNIRVTLSTRYRKDKLGGCGTLMVNRSS; encoded by the coding sequence ATGAGGCTTTTACAGGAAATCAGGAGTGAGTTAAACCGCCTTTACCTTTTTGAGTTGGAAGACCGCTTAAGAGTGGAGGCAGTCTTTTATAGAGGAGACACCCTTTGTGTTTCTTCTCAGGTAGGTTGTGCCATAGGTTGTCCCTTTTGTCTTTCTGGCTCAAAGGGACTTTTTAGAAACCTCAGCGATGAGGAGATTTATTCCCAATACAGACTGCTAAAGGATAAGCTTCCCATAAAAAGAATAGCGGTTGCAGGAATAGGTGAGCCTCTTATGAACTATCAAAACGTAGAAAGGGCCTTTTGGATGTTCAAAAGGGAAGGCCTGAAGGTTTCCTTTTACACTACAGGCTTTCCAACAGACAAGCTTTTAAGCCTTTTAGACCTTCCGCACAACGGCATAACTGTATCCATCCATACGTTGGACGAGAAAAAAAGAAAGCACTTACTGCCACACGCAGGAAGCCTCAAAGATCTTTTAGAAACCTTGGAAACCCATCTGAAAACTTTAAGCAAGCGTAAAAGAAAAAAGATTAGCCTGGCTTACTTGCTTTTAAAGGGTGTAAATGACTCCCAGGAAGAGCTTTTAGAATTTGCAAAACTCGTAAAGACCTTAGGAGTAAATGCGGTTTTGCTTTATTACAACTCTACCAATCCCCAATATGCCCAAATGTCATCGGAAGAATACGAAAGATGTTTTCTGATTTTAAAATCTCAGAACATAAGAGTTACGCTATCTACGAGGTACAGGAAGGATAAGCTGGGAGGGTGTGGAACTCTGATGGTCAATCGGTCTTCATGA
- a CDS encoding DNA polymerase III subunit delta' codes for MKVKLFLEKMYRQGRIPQAILFYGKEGVGKREMAFELAKAMLCLKKQYPACDNCHSCKLIKDFFLIPEEKLKVFGESSSGKEVFVYLQGDHPDFICVKPEKTEIKVDQIRAVKDFVYIRPALSDRKVILIQDAQTMNPYAQNALLKVLEEPPEDTFFMLVSNNLYKILPTIKSRCFLLEVPPLTTEELAKKTGINDPTLLELADGSLKLLNQIKEKKDLIENALSFLKGDVLTVYNIANKLEDLDEEDQRLFLRILAHFVHKKYLAEKNESYKLILDRLYSTMEYLGRGLNLALLMFYIYLEGGENLALHKGSLQGYEEDYAS; via the coding sequence ATGAAAGTAAAGCTTTTTTTGGAAAAGATGTATAGGCAAGGGCGCATACCTCAGGCCATTCTCTTTTATGGCAAAGAAGGTGTGGGCAAAAGGGAAATGGCCTTTGAACTTGCCAAAGCTATGCTGTGCTTAAAAAAACAATATCCAGCCTGCGATAACTGCCATTCCTGCAAACTGATCAAGGACTTTTTTTTAATACCTGAGGAAAAGCTGAAAGTTTTTGGAGAATCTTCCTCCGGTAAGGAGGTCTTTGTTTATCTTCAAGGAGACCATCCGGACTTTATATGCGTCAAACCCGAAAAAACCGAAATAAAGGTAGATCAAATAAGAGCAGTAAAGGATTTTGTCTATATTAGACCAGCCCTTTCTGATAGAAAGGTAATACTAATTCAGGATGCACAAACTATGAATCCTTACGCACAGAACGCCTTGCTTAAAGTGTTAGAAGAGCCACCGGAAGATACTTTCTTTATGTTAGTTAGCAATAACCTATACAAGATCCTACCAACTATAAAATCAAGGTGTTTTCTGCTGGAGGTTCCTCCTTTGACAACAGAAGAGTTAGCCAAAAAAACAGGAATAAATGATCCCACACTTTTAGAGCTTGCAGACGGAAGCCTAAAGCTCTTAAATCAGATAAAAGAAAAGAAAGATCTTATAGAAAATGCGTTAAGTTTTTTAAAGGGAGACGTGCTAACTGTGTACAATATAGCGAACAAACTGGAAGATCTAGACGAAGAAGATCAAAGGTTATTTCTCAGAATTTTGGCTCACTTTGTGCACAAAAAGTATTTAGCAGAAAAAAACGAAAGTTATAAACTAATATTGGATAGACTTTACTCTACTATGGAGTATTTGGGAAGAGGATTGAACCTTGCACTGCTGATGTTTTACATTTACTTAGAAGGAGGTGAAAACCTTGCTTTACATAAAGGCTCGCTTCAAGGATACGAGGAAGATTACGCAAGTTAA
- a CDS encoding PSP1 domain-containing protein, with protein sequence MLYIKARFKDTRKITQVNGVSERLNKSDLIVVNSEKGEEIVEVLGYSKESSPSSVYFIRKANQEDIAKLEENEKKAQELHELCKNKIKQYNLGMKLLKTYIPLDSSKVFFYYTAEQRVDFRALVRDLARVIKKRIEMRQVGVRDAVQMMGWIGNCGNEVCCAKFIEQFESVYVYDIHTQNLPLSPSKFTGPCGRLLCCLVYERENYLIKEILPEIGTPLCYQGKEFNLVFVEPLQGYAVLEAEGKKVHVPLEELLPFGYKKALEHCKNCPTCCRKINVEHEAFTGNQE encoded by the coding sequence TTGCTTTACATAAAGGCTCGCTTCAAGGATACGAGGAAGATTACGCAAGTTAATGGCGTTAGTGAAAGATTGAATAAGTCGGACCTTATAGTGGTTAATTCAGAAAAGGGTGAGGAAATTGTAGAAGTTTTGGGTTATTCAAAGGAAAGTTCGCCCTCAAGCGTGTATTTTATAAGGAAAGCCAACCAAGAGGACATAGCTAAATTAGAGGAAAACGAAAAAAAAGCGCAAGAATTGCATGAATTGTGCAAAAATAAAATCAAGCAATACAACCTCGGTATGAAGCTTTTGAAAACATACATACCACTTGATAGTTCTAAGGTTTTCTTTTATTACACCGCAGAACAGAGGGTTGATTTTAGGGCTTTGGTAAGGGATCTTGCAAGGGTAATAAAGAAGCGCATAGAGATGCGCCAAGTGGGAGTAAGGGATGCGGTTCAGATGATGGGTTGGATTGGGAACTGTGGTAATGAAGTTTGCTGTGCAAAATTTATAGAACAGTTTGAATCCGTCTATGTCTATGACATACATACCCAAAACCTCCCCCTCTCCCCTTCCAAGTTTACAGGTCCATGTGGAAGGCTTTTGTGCTGTTTGGTATACGAAAGGGAGAACTATTTAATAAAGGAGATCCTGCCGGAGATTGGAACACCTCTTTGTTATCAAGGTAAAGAGTTTAACCTTGTTTTTGTGGAACCTCTTCAAGGGTATGCAGTATTAGAGGCTGAGGGCAAAAAAGTTCATGTACCATTAGAGGAACTTTTGCCCTTTGGTTATAAAAAGGCTTTGGAACACTGCAAAAATTGTCCCACTTGTTGCAGAAAAATAAACGTAGAGCATGAGGCTTTTACAGGAAATCAGGAGTGA
- the folE gene encoding GTP cyclohydrolase I FolE — protein MAIDKEKIERAIRLFLEGIGEDPDREGLRETPSRVARMWEEFDRQRNFDFKLFEEFGDYNEMVLVKDINIYSLCEHHLLPFFGKAHIAYIPDGIVCGLSKLVRSVRAFALRPQVQERLTNQIADFLMEQLKPKGVAVVLEMEHLCMSMRGVMSPGHITTTSALRGVFLSDIRTREEFLKLIAKARS, from the coding sequence ATGGCTATAGATAAAGAAAAGATAGAAAGAGCCATAAGGCTGTTTTTGGAGGGCATAGGAGAAGATCCGGACAGAGAAGGCTTAAGGGAAACGCCCAGCAGAGTAGCACGCATGTGGGAAGAGTTTGACAGACAAAGAAACTTTGACTTTAAGCTTTTTGAGGAGTTTGGAGATTACAACGAGATGGTTTTGGTAAAAGACATAAACATATACAGCCTTTGTGAGCATCATCTTTTGCCTTTTTTCGGAAAAGCCCACATAGCCTATATACCTGATGGCATAGTTTGTGGATTGTCTAAGTTAGTAAGGAGCGTCAGAGCCTTTGCCCTCAGGCCACAGGTTCAAGAAAGGCTTACAAATCAAATTGCAGACTTTCTTATGGAACAGCTAAAACCTAAGGGTGTGGCGGTTGTCTTGGAGATGGAGCATCTTTGTATGTCCATGAGAGGGGTAATGTCTCCTGGTCATATAACAACGACTTCAGCCTTGAGGGGTGTTTTCCTATCGGATATACGGACAAGGGAGGAATTCTTAAAATTGATAGCAAAGGCTAGATCATGA
- the tkt gene encoding transketolase codes for MGTWFKNATEKDLLIINTVRFLSLDQVERAKSGHPGMPLGASHIPYLIYDRFLRFNPKNPSWINRDRFVLSAGHASAMLYSILFVMGYDLELEDLKQFRQLNSKTPGHPESFLTPGVEATTGPLGQGIGNAVGMALAEKFLSDKFNREGFPIIDHYTFALVSDGDLMEGVSCEVAQLAGHWKLNKLVVIWDNNGVSIDGPTSLAWSEDVLKRFDAFGWFVQEVEDGYDLEKLEKAIKNALEQKEKPSFISVKTHLAYGSPKQDDASAHGAPLGKDLALQTKKNFGWAQEEFFVPEDVWAYRSEKIKKGELLERQWQEMFQEYAKRYPEEAELLQRIFRRDWGQDYKKVLPEFKEPMATRQASGKVLAQICKTIPTLFGGSADLSESNNTYIHGEGDFPNGRNIHFGVREHAMGTILNGMAYHGGILPYGGTFLVFSDYMRPAIRMASLSKLQVIYIFTHDSIGLGEDGPTHQPIEQLSSLRLIPNLFVLRPADANEVSIAWHIAIERKEGPTAIVLTRQKVPLIDRQKYASHWECLKGAYLLADEGEETQVIIFASGSEVHPALRAKEILEEEGIKVSVVNVFSFELFENQPQEYKRKVLMREVKKRVAVEAGRGLLWHKFVGMDGLIISMEEFGKSAPGEKLMEHFGFTAEHIARRIKEWL; via the coding sequence ATGGGAACATGGTTTAAGAACGCTACAGAAAAAGACCTGTTGATTATAAACACGGTAAGGTTTTTGAGTCTTGATCAAGTGGAAAGGGCAAAGTCTGGGCATCCGGGGATGCCACTGGGTGCGAGCCATATTCCATATTTGATCTACGATAGGTTTCTCAGGTTTAATCCCAAAAATCCAAGCTGGATAAACAGGGATAGGTTTGTGCTTTCTGCGGGTCATGCCAGCGCAATGCTATACTCCATTCTTTTTGTTATGGGATACGATTTGGAGCTTGAGGACCTAAAACAGTTCAGGCAACTAAACAGCAAAACACCCGGACACCCAGAAAGCTTTTTAACTCCCGGCGTGGAGGCAACTACTGGACCTTTGGGACAGGGCATAGGCAATGCGGTGGGAATGGCTCTTGCAGAGAAGTTTCTTTCGGACAAGTTTAACAGAGAGGGTTTCCCCATAATAGACCACTATACCTTTGCCTTAGTGAGCGATGGAGACCTTATGGAAGGAGTATCCTGTGAAGTTGCCCAGCTGGCAGGACATTGGAAACTAAACAAGCTCGTAGTCATCTGGGACAACAACGGGGTTTCCATAGACGGGCCCACCTCCTTAGCTTGGTCAGAGGACGTTCTAAAAAGATTTGATGCCTTTGGTTGGTTTGTGCAGGAGGTGGAAGATGGCTATGACTTGGAAAAACTGGAAAAAGCAATAAAGAATGCTTTGGAGCAAAAAGAAAAACCGTCCTTTATATCGGTAAAAACCCACTTGGCTTACGGTAGTCCCAAGCAAGATGATGCCAGCGCCCACGGTGCCCCCTTAGGCAAAGATCTTGCCTTACAAACAAAAAAGAACTTTGGATGGGCGCAAGAGGAGTTCTTTGTGCCGGAGGATGTTTGGGCTTACAGGTCTGAAAAAATAAAGAAGGGAGAGCTTTTAGAAAGACAATGGCAGGAGATGTTCCAAGAGTATGCCAAAAGGTATCCAGAAGAGGCAGAGCTTTTGCAAAGGATTTTCAGAAGGGACTGGGGACAGGATTACAAAAAGGTCCTTCCAGAATTTAAAGAGCCTATGGCTACAAGGCAAGCAAGTGGAAAGGTTTTAGCTCAAATCTGTAAAACCATTCCTACCCTCTTTGGAGGTTCTGCAGACCTTTCTGAGTCCAACAACACTTACATCCACGGAGAAGGAGATTTTCCCAACGGTAGAAATATACACTTTGGTGTTAGAGAACACGCTATGGGAACTATTCTGAACGGTATGGCTTATCATGGAGGCATTCTACCTTACGGCGGAACCTTTTTGGTATTTTCTGACTACATGAGACCTGCCATAAGGATGGCGTCCCTTTCTAAGCTACAGGTAATATACATTTTCACTCACGACTCCATAGGCTTAGGAGAGGATGGACCAACCCATCAGCCAATAGAACAGCTTTCCTCCCTTAGACTCATTCCCAACCTTTTTGTTCTCAGACCGGCAGATGCCAATGAAGTTTCCATAGCTTGGCATATAGCAATAGAGAGGAAAGAAGGACCTACAGCCATTGTTTTAACAAGACAAAAAGTCCCTCTCATAGATAGGCAAAAGTATGCTTCCCATTGGGAATGTCTAAAAGGTGCCTATCTGCTGGCGGACGAAGGAGAAGAAACTCAGGTGATAATTTTTGCCTCTGGTTCTGAGGTGCATCCCGCTCTAAGGGCTAAGGAGATCTTGGAAGAGGAAGGTATAAAGGTTAGCGTGGTGAATGTGTTTTCCTTTGAGCTCTTTGAAAACCAACCGCAGGAGTATAAAAGGAAAGTCCTTATGCGGGAGGTAAAAAAGAGGGTAGCAGTGGAAGCGGGAAGAGGACTACTTTGGCATAAATTTGTGGGAATGGATGGATTAATAATAAGTATGGAAGAGTTTGGCAAGTCTGCGCCAGGAGAAAAACTTATGGAGCACTTTGGCTTTACCGCAGAGCACATAGCAAGGAGGATAAAGGAATGGCTATAG
- the purN gene encoding phosphoribosylglycinamide formyltransferase yields the protein MKIGVLVSGRGSNLQALIDAYQLGKIKGNIALVISDNPNAYAIERCKKHQIPYEVVLRKNFPTKRDFEREMVRLLKEREVELVVLAGFMRILSEEFLSAFPMKVINIHPSLIPAFQGLNAQRQAIEYGAKITGCTVHFVSEELDNGPVIIQACVPILPEDTEESLSEKILKFEHRILPQAVKWISEGRVKVEGRKVIVEGAVYGTLPVNPMLEDFFW from the coding sequence ATGAAAATAGGTGTTTTGGTTTCAGGTAGAGGTAGTAATCTTCAGGCGCTTATAGATGCATACCAGTTGGGAAAGATAAAAGGGAACATAGCCCTTGTCATTTCAGACAATCCCAACGCTTATGCCATAGAGAGGTGCAAAAAACACCAAATACCCTATGAGGTGGTTTTGAGAAAGAACTTCCCAACTAAAAGGGACTTTGAAAGGGAAATGGTAAGGCTTTTAAAGGAGAGGGAAGTGGAGCTGGTAGTCCTGGCGGGGTTTATGAGAATTCTTTCTGAGGAGTTTTTAAGCGCTTTTCCCATGAAGGTTATAAACATCCATCCTTCACTGATCCCAGCCTTTCAGGGGTTAAACGCCCAAAGGCAAGCCATAGAATATGGAGCAAAAATTACTGGCTGTACTGTTCATTTTGTTTCAGAGGAGCTTGACAATGGGCCAGTTATAATCCAAGCCTGTGTTCCAATATTGCCAGAGGACACAGAGGAAAGCCTTTCAGAGAAGATCCTCAAGTTTGAACACAGGATCCTCCCTCAGGCAGTAAAGTGGATCTCGGAAGGGCGAGTAAAGGTAGAAGGCAGGAAGGTAATAGTGGAAGGAGCGGTATATGGCACTCTTCCAGTAAATCCTATGTTGGAAGATTTTTTTTGGTAA
- a CDS encoding DUF4212 domain-containing protein — protein MLSKEQLQSYWRENRNLMYLVLVIWALVSYGAALISGWLNKIVIFGFPLGYYMGAQGSLIVFLLLIIFYSKKMNEIDKKYGVEEE, from the coding sequence ATGCTATCAAAAGAGCAATTGCAAAGCTATTGGCGGGAAAACCGCAATCTTATGTATTTAGTTCTTGTTATTTGGGCTTTGGTCTCCTATGGAGCCGCTCTTATATCTGGTTGGCTTAACAAGATAGTTATTTTTGGTTTTCCCTTGGGTTATTATATGGGCGCTCAGGGTTCACTGATAGTATTTCTACTACTTATCATTTTTTACTCCAAGAAGATGAATGAAATTGATAAAAAATACGGTGTAGAGGAGGAGTGA
- a CDS encoding septal ring lytic transglycosylase RlpA family protein, with product MWALSFLLAIGFVMADECKVLGGYASWYGGKFHGRKTSSGEAFDKYKYTAASKHFKMHSYVLVRNLENGKEVVVRINDKGPYKKGRIIDLSKSAAEKLGMLTKGVVKVQVLPLACAAKEDTEEIIADLMKTD from the coding sequence ATGTGGGCATTGAGCTTTTTGCTGGCAATAGGCTTTGTTATGGCTGATGAATGTAAGGTGCTGGGAGGGTATGCTTCTTGGTATGGAGGTAAGTTTCATGGAAGAAAAACATCCAGCGGTGAGGCATTTGACAAATATAAGTATACCGCTGCATCAAAACACTTTAAAATGCATTCCTACGTGCTGGTCAGAAATCTTGAAAACGGCAAGGAAGTGGTGGTCAGGATAAACGACAAAGGGCCTTACAAAAAAGGGAGAATAATAGACCTTTCAAAATCTGCGGCGGAAAAACTTGGGATGCTCACAAAGGGCGTGGTTAAGGTCCAAGTTTTACCCCTTGCTTGTGCTGCAAAGGAAGACACAGAGGAGATAATCGCAGACCTCATGAAGACCGATTGA
- the acs gene encoding acetate--CoA ligase translates to MEAKDEVLLKVEGKYYPPKQIVDRAWIKDYESLYQESIRDREGFWAKVAEELHWFKKWDKVLDWQFPYAQWFVGAQTNITYNCLDRHINNGRRNKVAYIWLDEENNEKKITYGELLELVSRIANGLKSLGVKKGDRVSIYMPNTIEAIACMLACARIGAIHSVVFAGFSEGALRTRIEDAKAKVVITATYTKRRGKKIDLLSTTLRAIDGLSFVDKVVVWDRDGDVLNGENPLLVSLDKLIKESSPVCEPEVMDAEDPLFILYTSGTTGKPKGVLHTTGGYMVGTYYTTKINFDAHEDDIYWCTADIGWITGHSYIVYGPLTNGLTSLVVEGAPDYPDPGRWWSYVERYRVNTFYTAPTAIRMFMRYGEEWPAKYDLSSLRILGSVGEPINPEAWEWYYKNIGREKCVIVDTWWQTETGAHMITTIPSYPAKPGKAGKPFFTIEPAVVDNQGNPLPPNTVGNLVIKSPWPSMLRTCWGEPERYEKYWTAIPGNVYFTGDLATYDEEGYIMILGRADDVLNVAGHRIGTMEVESALVDHPAVAEAAVIGKPHEIKGESIKAFVILKKGVEPSDRLKEDIKQHVRQVLGAIAVPDEIEFVEKLPKTRSGKIMRRVLKAQELGLPVGDVSTLED, encoded by the coding sequence ATGGAGGCAAAAGATGAAGTTCTCCTAAAGGTGGAGGGTAAATACTACCCACCCAAGCAAATTGTAGATAGGGCTTGGATCAAGGACTATGAAAGCCTATACCAAGAGTCAATAAGGGACAGAGAGGGTTTTTGGGCCAAGGTGGCAGAAGAGCTTCATTGGTTTAAAAAATGGGACAAGGTTTTGGATTGGCAGTTTCCTTACGCCCAGTGGTTCGTAGGAGCTCAGACAAATATTACCTACAACTGTTTGGACAGGCACATAAACAATGGCAGAAGGAACAAAGTAGCCTACATATGGCTTGACGAGGAAAACAACGAAAAGAAAATAACCTATGGGGAACTCTTAGAACTGGTTAGCAGAATAGCTAACGGTCTAAAATCTTTGGGTGTAAAGAAAGGAGACAGAGTTTCTATATACATGCCAAATACCATAGAAGCTATTGCGTGTATGTTGGCTTGTGCAAGGATCGGTGCAATTCACAGTGTAGTGTTTGCAGGTTTTAGTGAGGGGGCACTAAGAACAAGGATAGAAGATGCAAAGGCAAAGGTAGTTATAACCGCTACATATACCAAAAGGAGGGGCAAAAAGATAGACCTACTTTCAACCACCTTAAGAGCCATAGATGGACTTTCTTTTGTGGATAAGGTGGTAGTTTGGGACAGAGATGGGGATGTGTTGAACGGAGAGAATCCACTTTTGGTGAGCTTAGATAAGCTTATAAAGGAATCTTCTCCTGTTTGCGAGCCCGAGGTTATGGACGCAGAGGACCCTCTTTTCATCCTCTACACTTCCGGAACTACTGGAAAGCCAAAGGGTGTTCTTCATACCACCGGTGGTTATATGGTGGGAACTTACTATACCACAAAGATAAACTTTGACGCTCATGAAGATGATATCTACTGGTGCACCGCGGATATTGGATGGATCACAGGACACTCCTACATAGTTTATGGACCCCTTACCAACGGGCTAACTTCCTTAGTAGTGGAAGGGGCACCAGATTATCCAGACCCAGGCAGATGGTGGAGCTATGTGGAAAGGTATAGGGTTAATACCTTTTACACTGCACCAACCGCTATAAGGATGTTTATGAGATACGGAGAGGAGTGGCCTGCCAAATACGACCTTTCTTCTTTAAGAATCTTGGGCAGTGTAGGAGAACCCATAAATCCGGAAGCTTGGGAGTGGTATTACAAAAACATAGGAAGGGAGAAATGCGTAATAGTGGATACTTGGTGGCAAACGGAAACAGGCGCACATATGATAACCACCATCCCATCCTATCCTGCAAAGCCTGGAAAGGCAGGAAAGCCCTTCTTTACCATAGAACCAGCGGTGGTAGATAATCAAGGAAACCCTCTTCCACCTAACACAGTAGGAAACTTGGTGATAAAAAGCCCTTGGCCCTCTATGCTTAGAACTTGTTGGGGAGAGCCAGAAAGGTATGAAAAATACTGGACTGCTATTCCCGGAAATGTATACTTCACTGGAGACTTGGCAACTTACGACGAAGAAGGTTACATAATGATCCTCGGAAGGGCAGATGATGTGCTAAACGTAGCAGGACACAGGATAGGGACCATGGAGGTTGAATCTGCTTTGGTGGATCACCCTGCGGTTGCGGAGGCAGCAGTCATAGGAAAACCCCACGAAATAAAGGGAGAATCTATAAAAGCTTTTGTGATCCTAAAGAAAGGTGTAGAACCCTCCGATAGACTAAAGGAAGACATAAAACAACACGTAAGACAGGTGCTTGGTGCCATTGCGGTGCCCGATGAAATAGAGTTCGTGGAAAAACTCCCTAAAACAAGAAGCGGGAAGATAATGAGAAGGGTTCTAAAAGCGCAAGAGCTTGGTTTGCCAGTAGGTGATGTGTCCACGCTGGAAGACTGA
- a CDS encoding sodium:solute symporter family protein, translating to MTQEAFVSRLKKVYSIYTGGLILLLILLGIGEKLFGLSPAFIGYVFLFGTIAVYAAIGIISRTGKVAEYYVAGRRVPAVFNGMATAADWMSAASFIGMAGALALQGYNGLAFIMGWTGGYVLLGVLIAPYLRKFGAYTVPDFLDARYGGKFPRFIGIIATIIVSFTYLVGQITGVGIIASRLLGLPFEVGVFLGLIGILVCSFLGGMRAVTWTQVAQYIVLIIAYLIPVTVLSFKYTGNPISQISYGFALQGIEQKFAQLREDPKEKEVREIHKKKAEELKAKIAALPQSWEEGKKELEAKLASLPPDDPSRAELEKKLKEYPKSPQEAKEKWTKAMKEAEAASKPPKSYVAPPSDAKGMINFLALTLMLMLGTAGLPHVIMRFYTTPTVREARSSAAWALFFILLLYLTAPAYAAFGRYEMLNLVGKAFSEMPSWVEKWAQVGLITINDLNGDGIIQFAEIKIHPDMVVLATPEIAGLPYVIAGFVAAGGLAAALSTADGLLITISNAISHDLYYKIINPNLSPSTRVKIGKALLLVVALIGAYVASFRLAIIVELVAWAFSLAASSLFPALVLGIWDKRTNKYGAMAGMIVGLGVTIAYLIASRFYGFELFGIKTIAAGIFGMPLNFIVTFVVSRLTPPPPKEIQEFVDNIRYPKGAVKAGAEE from the coding sequence ATGACGCAGGAGGCTTTTGTAAGCAGATTAAAAAAGGTCTATTCTATTTACACAGGTGGCCTTATACTTCTTCTTATCCTATTGGGAATAGGAGAAAAGCTCTTTGGATTGTCTCCAGCCTTTATAGGTTATGTCTTTCTCTTTGGAACCATTGCGGTTTATGCAGCTATAGGAATTATTTCAAGGACTGGAAAAGTTGCTGAGTATTATGTAGCAGGAAGAAGAGTTCCAGCGGTCTTTAATGGAATGGCTACTGCGGCGGACTGGATGTCTGCAGCGTCCTTCATCGGAATGGCTGGTGCTTTGGCTTTGCAAGGTTACAATGGGCTTGCCTTTATCATGGGATGGACTGGTGGATATGTTCTGTTGGGTGTTTTAATAGCTCCCTATCTTAGAAAGTTTGGGGCATATACAGTTCCTGACTTTTTGGATGCAAGGTATGGAGGGAAATTTCCCCGTTTTATAGGTATAATAGCTACCATCATCGTTTCTTTTACTTACTTAGTCGGTCAGATAACAGGCGTAGGTATCATAGCCAGCAGGCTTTTGGGACTGCCCTTTGAAGTGGGAGTTTTCTTGGGTTTGATAGGCATACTCGTTTGCTCTTTCTTGGGAGGAATGAGGGCGGTCACTTGGACGCAGGTCGCACAGTATATAGTATTGATAATTGCTTACCTGATTCCGGTTACAGTTCTTTCTTTCAAATACACCGGTAATCCCATATCCCAGATCTCTTATGGCTTTGCCCTGCAGGGAATTGAGCAAAAGTTTGCTCAGCTGAGGGAAGACCCAAAGGAGAAGGAAGTTAGAGAAATTCACAAAAAGAAGGCAGAGGAACTAAAAGCCAAGATTGCCGCACTGCCCCAAAGCTGGGAAGAAGGAAAGAAAGAGCTTGAAGCAAAGCTTGCATCTTTGCCTCCGGATGATCCAAGTAGGGCAGAACTTGAGAAAAAGCTGAAAGAATATCCTAAGTCTCCACAGGAGGCAAAGGAAAAATGGACTAAGGCTATGAAGGAAGCAGAAGCTGCCTCAAAGCCTCCCAAGTCCTACGTTGCACCACCATCCGACGCAAAAGGCATGATAAACTTCCTTGCGTTAACCCTTATGTTGATGTTGGGAACCGCAGGATTGCCTCACGTCATAATGAGGTTCTACACCACACCCACCGTTAGAGAAGCCAGAAGCTCTGCGGCATGGGCTTTGTTCTTTATATTACTTCTTTACCTTACCGCCCCTGCTTATGCAGCCTTTGGAAGGTATGAGATGCTAAACTTGGTAGGAAAAGCCTTCTCTGAGATGCCCTCTTGGGTAGAAAAGTGGGCACAGGTGGGTCTTATCACCATAAATGACCTCAACGGCGATGGCATTATCCAATTTGCAGAGATAAAGATCCATCCCGACATGGTAGTCCTTGCTACACCTGAAATTGCAGGTCTTCCTTACGTTATAGCTGGCTTTGTAGCAGCTGGAGGTCTTGCTGCAGCGCTCTCTACCGCAGACGGGCTTTTGATTACCATATCCAACGCCATATCCCACGACCTGTATTACAAGATCATTAACCCAAATCTTTCTCCTTCCACAAGGGTTAAGATCGGAAAGGCTTTGCTTTTGGTGGTCGCCTTGATCGGTGCTTACGTAGCTTCCTTTAGGCTCGCTATAATCGTTGAGTTGGTCGCTTGGGCGTTTTCTTTAGCTGCTTCTTCTCTCTTCCCAGCCTTAGTGTTGGGAATATGGGACAAAAGAACTAACAAATACGGTGCCATGGCTGGTATGATTGTGGGACTTGGTGTCACCATAGCCTACCTAATAGCCAGCAGATTCTATGGATTTGAGCTCTTTGGTATAAAGACCATCGCCGCTGGTATTTTTGGTATGCCGCTTAACTTTATAGTTACCTTCGTAGTTTCTCGTTTAACACCTCCACCTCCCAAGGAAATTCAGGAATTTGTGGATAATATCAGGTATCCCAAAGGCGCTGTCAAAGCTGGTGCCGAAGAATGA